From one Bos indicus x Bos taurus breed Angus x Brahman F1 hybrid chromosome 7, Bos_hybrid_MaternalHap_v2.0, whole genome shotgun sequence genomic stretch:
- the CTXN3 gene encoding cortexin-3 has translation MDGGQPVPSPLLPLGNVSSDSSMSLEQKTTFVFVILLFIFLGILIVRCFRILLDPYRSMPTSTWADGLEGLEKGQFDHALA, from the coding sequence ATGGATGGAGGacagccagtcccttctcctctgttgccccttgGGAACGTGTCATCAGATTCTAGCATGTCTCTGGAGCAGAAAACCACAtttgtttttgtgattttgttgtttattttcttgggcatcCTTATCGTCAGGTGCTTCCGGATTCTTTTGGACCCGTATCGGAGCATGCCAACCTCGACCTGGGCTGACGGACTTGAAGGCCTGGAGAAAGGGCAGTTTGACCATGCCCTTGCTTAG